A window of the Gossypium hirsutum isolate 1008001.06 chromosome A05, Gossypium_hirsutum_v2.1, whole genome shotgun sequence genome harbors these coding sequences:
- the LOC107958237 gene encoding auxin-responsive protein SAUR50, with the protein MAIRKSNKLPQTAVIKQILKRCSSLGKKQSYDDEEGLPLDVPKGHFVVYVGENRSRYIVPISFLSRPEFQSLLHQAEEEFGFDHERGLTIPCEEVVFLSLTSMLR; encoded by the coding sequence ATGGCTATCAGGAAATCAAACAAGTTGCCTCAAACAGCAGTCATCAAGCAAATCCTGAAAAGGTGCTCAAGCTTAGGAAAGAAACAGAGCTATGATGATGAAGAAGGACTCCCTTTGGATGTCCCTAAAGGACATTTCGTTGTGTATGTTGGTGAAAACAGAAGCAGATACATTGTGCCCATTTCTTTTTTGAGCCGACCGGAGTTCCAAAGCTTGCTTCATCAAGCTGAAGAAGAATTCGGTTTTGATCACGAGAGAGGACTCACCATTCCTTGTGAAGAAGTTGTTTTCCTGTCTCTAACATCCATGCTCAGATGA